Below is a window of Burkholderiales bacterium DNA.
TTCATTCAAAAAAAACTTGTGTTTATGATACCCCTTGTGAGCAGCCGAATGAGGAAGCTCGTCCGAAGTACGATTTGAGAAAAGTAAAGTCATGCAATATCAAACGCCGGGTTGAACTTGTCAGTTGAACTCCTGTTAGCCTCAATATTGACTCAAATCAATCTGACAGCTCCGCGCTTGGCGCATCCTATAATATATATCCTGAATTACGAGCATGAACACAGCAGCTCTTCCAGACGCGTACTTCGAGCACGGCGCCGATATCGGGGTCGTCGGCCGCGGCACAACCATGGAACAGGCTTTTGAGGACGCCGCGCGCGCAACTTTCGCCGTCATGACCAATCTTGAAGCAGTGCGGCCCATTGAAACGGTTAGCCTGGAACTTGAAGAATCCGATAACGAGCTCGCGCTTGTGCGTTGGCTGAATTTATTACTTGGACTTGCGCGAGAACGCGGCATGGTGTTCAGCCGGTTCCGTCTCGAGCATAACGGCGCTTACTGGCGCGGTAGTGCCAGTGGCGAGCCGTGGCGCCCGGCCCTGGAGCGGGGAGTGGAAGTTAAAGGCGCGACTCTCACTATGTTGGAAGTGAAGAAAACCTCCGACGGATGGGAAGCGCGTTGCATCGTGGATGTGTAGATCATGGATCTTTCCCGACTGCAACAACTCAATCAGTGGTGCTGGACCATTCCCCCGTCCGCCGGAGAGCAGCGGGGTGACGTTCGGATCTACGGCAGCCGCGAGCTGCTGGCGGCGATGGACGACAAAGTCATGGAGCAAATTACGAACGTCGCGCGTTTACCCGGCCTTGTGGGCGCAGCTACAGCCATGCCGGACGCCCATTGGGGATACGGCTTCCCGATCGGCGGAGTTGCAGCTTTCGATCCCGAGCTAGGCGGTATCATTTCCGCCGGCGGGGTAGGCTTCGATATCTCATGCGGCATTCGTTGCCTGCGCACCAACCTCCAACTGACGGATGTGGCCGGCAAACTTTCCTCACTCGCCCGCGGCTTGTCGGAAAACATTCCCGCTGGCGTGGGCGAAGAAGGTGAGCTTAAGTTGAATACCACTGAACTGGATGAGGTGCTGAAAGGCGGCGCCCAATGGGCAGTAAAGCGAGGCTACGGCACCAAGGCCGATTTGGAATACATTGAGGAGAACGGGCGAATGGCAAATCCCGTTCCAGAAAATGTTTCCACGCTTGCTAAGAAACGCCAGCGCGGCGAAATGGGCACGCTCGGCTCAGGTAATCATTATCTTGAAGTGCAAGTGGTGGACCGCATCTATGAGCACCAAGCCGCCGATGCTTTCGGGCTGCACGAGGGACAGATCGTAATCTCGATTCATTGCGGCTCACGCGGCCTGGGTCACCAGATCGGCACCGATTATTTGGTTAGCCTGGCTAAAGCCGCGTCGCGACTCGGCATCAGCCTGCCGGACCGTGAGCTCGCATGTGCGCCGATCAGCTCGCCTGAAGGAAAGGAATACATTGGAGCAATGAACGCTGCGATGAACTGCGCTCTTGCCAATCGCCAAATCCTCACGCATTTGACGCGGGAAACGTTCAGGCACGATATTCCGAGCGCAGTGCTGGAAACACTGTTTGATGTCTCACACAACACCTGCAAGCCCGAGATTCATGATGTGAACGGAAGCAAACGCCTGCTCTATGTCCACCGCAAAGGCGCGACCCGTGCCTTCGGTCCCGAAAATCCCACACTTCCCGAACGCTACAGAGGGGTTGGGCAACCCGTGGTTATCGGCGGAAGCATGGGAACTGGTTCCTATATTCTCGCCGGCACCGCAGAAAGCGAGCATCTCGCTTTTTCTTCGGCAAGTCACGGCGCGGGACGTGCGATGAGCCGCCACCAGGCGCTCAAGCAATGGCACGGCCGGCAACTGGTAGATGAACTGGCGCGCGACGGCATCTTGATTCGCACCCGGTCCATGCGCGGTGTCGCCGAAGAAGCGCCGGGAGCGTACAAGGACGTCAATCAAGTTGCGGAAGCGACAGAACAAGCCGGACTGGCGCGGCGCGTGGCTTTTCTCCGCCCGAAGGTGTGCGTAAAGGGATAAGGATTCCGCTGCCGGCATTTCGCGCATGATGGGCCCGGAAAATACTTTTTTTCTTGTGTTCACTATGAGCTTGGTCTTGATCTCGGCTACTGGAATTTGAAAACGAACCAAGCTAGGATACGCAAAAAACTGCTGCTTCAATTTCTCGCGCCCTGCTATGACCGCTAACGTAAAACGTAAACTCGCAGCGATTCTCGCGGCCGACGCATACGGCTACAGCCGCATGATGGGCGCCAACGAGGAACGCACGCTTAAGGTGCTCGCCGCGCATCGCGGCGTTATCGACGGGATCATTGCTCTGCATGAGGGCCGCATTGTGGGTACTGCCGGCGACAGCGTGCTTGCCGAATTCGAAAGCGCGGTAGAAGCGGTGCGTTGCGCGGTCGAAATTCAGGATGCCCTCAAGACGCGCAATAACTCGCTCCCGGAGGACGAGCAGATGTCGTTCCGCATCGGCGTCAACCTTGGCGATGTCATGGTTTCAGGCGACGACTTGCACGGCGACGGCCTAAACGTCGCGGCGCGCCTGGAAAGCATCGCCGACCCGGGCGGTGTGTGCATCTCATCGTCTGTTTACGATCAAATCACCGGCAAGCTCAATCTCGGTTTCGTCGATATCGGCAACCGCGAGCTCAAAAACATCAGCCGACCAATTCACGTCTACAAGCTTTCCGGTACAGCACCGGTAAAACCACTCGCGCCTGCCGCAAGTAGTACCTCCCGCCGGCACTCATTGGCGGCGGGCGCGGCCGCTTTAGCCGTCGTCGCGGCAATCGTCGCCTGGCAAGCGGGATGGTTACCGCACCCCAGACCCTATGGCGAAGAACGCGCGAAAGTCAAGGCCGAGCTCGCAAAGGCCCGCGGCGAGGCCGAAGAAGCGCAGCACCGTGCTGAGACCGAGGCGGCGGCCACTGCCGGGGCCAGACGCGAGCTCGAGGAGCAACGCGCAGCCGAGATGAAAGCTAAAGCTGAAGCCGAGCTCGAGAAAGCGCGCGCGGATGCGCAAGAAATACGGCACAAAGCGGATGCCGAACTCGCTGCTGCAAAGTTGAAATCGCAACAACCACCGAAAGCTGCCGAGACCTCGAAGAAATCCGGCAACGCTGTGGTTGCGGCACTAGCGCCGATGTCTGCCGGTTCATCGAAGCCGTCTTCGGCCGCAGCATCGAACTATGACGGCAATTGGACTGTGACGCGATCGTGCGATGCTTTTGAGGAACTTCCGTCGCAGGTAAATAGCTGGCCGTTTACTGCATCGGGCGGCGAGATCATCGTGACCCACGGCCAACCCGGGCAGCCGGGCTACATTATCGTTCGCGGCAAGCCTGGCGAGGATGGCAGCCTTGTGCTCGCCGGCAAAGTCATATCCAAAACAGAGCGTCATCTCGGCAAGGAAGTTCCCGCTTATTTCGACGGGCGTTATGACGGTGAACGGTTCGTACTGAAAGGACACATCGGCCGCCGTGCGTGTGCTTTGGTCCTTGCGCGCGCCGGCGGCTGAAGCGTCTTCCCGCTCCGCTTTTCTGCTCCCGCAATTTGCGTCCGGAACCGGACGAATCTGTCAACCTGAAAGTCTCGAAGGCGTTAAATCTACTGGAGCGCCGGACCACGGCCGCTCCGCCTTAAATTTCTGCAGGAGAAGAATATGTTTAGACGTATCATGGTTGCATTTGTGACTGTGTTCACACTTGCCATTTTGCCCTCGGTTTTCGCCGCGGACCCAGAGATGCAAACTTCGCCTGCCAAGGGCGAGCGTCACCCTGAAATGAGGCATGCGCTGCATGCACTGGAACGTGCCAAAGGCGATCTGGAGCACGCTGCACACGACTATGGCGGACATCGTGAAAAAGCGCTCGAGCTGACCGAGCAGGCGATTCAGGAAGTAAAAGCGGGATTGGCTTACGATAAGAAGTAGCAAGGCTTGAGGCTTGCGTTCACGGTATCAATACAGAAGCTTGTTCCCCGACCAACGTAACTTTTTCTGGAGGTTTTTATGCATAAAGTAATTTTTGTTGTGCTCGCGATGTTTATGTCCGGCGCAGTGCTTGCCCAAACACAACCGCCGGCCGCACAGCAACCCAATCAAGCTCAGAATTTTCAGGAGCGTAAGCAGCACATACTGGAGCGCATGGATCAGAGGATTGCGGCACTTCAAAAAGCCAGGGATTGTGTATCGCAAGCTCAGGACAAGGATGCAGTCAAGGCATGTTTTCCTAAACGCGAAGGCCATCACGACGGGGGCAATTACCACGATCGGGGTCAGGGCAACAATTAGTATTTAGGGCTTCGTTCCGACCGGTCCAAGGCTTGCAGTCGCGGGCCACGCCATCTTGCGAAAATGCGCAGAGCGCGCTTATTTAAGTAAAGTTCATCTTACAAGGACCGGCGGCGCGCTAATTCAGTCCACGAAATCAAATTCCGCGATGAGCATGTGATGGTCGGAAGCTGGAGTCGGCTTGACCGCGTGGCTCACGA
It encodes the following:
- a CDS encoding archease, whose protein sequence is MNTAALPDAYFEHGADIGVVGRGTTMEQAFEDAARATFAVMTNLEAVRPIETVSLELEESDNELALVRWLNLLLGLARERGMVFSRFRLEHNGAYWRGSASGEPWRPALERGVEVKGATLTMLEVKKTSDGWEARCIVDV
- a CDS encoding RtcB family protein, whose product is MDLSRLQQLNQWCWTIPPSAGEQRGDVRIYGSRELLAAMDDKVMEQITNVARLPGLVGAATAMPDAHWGYGFPIGGVAAFDPELGGIISAGGVGFDISCGIRCLRTNLQLTDVAGKLSSLARGLSENIPAGVGEEGELKLNTTELDEVLKGGAQWAVKRGYGTKADLEYIEENGRMANPVPENVSTLAKKRQRGEMGTLGSGNHYLEVQVVDRIYEHQAADAFGLHEGQIVISIHCGSRGLGHQIGTDYLVSLAKAASRLGISLPDRELACAPISSPEGKEYIGAMNAAMNCALANRQILTHLTRETFRHDIPSAVLETLFDVSHNTCKPEIHDVNGSKRLLYVHRKGATRAFGPENPTLPERYRGVGQPVVIGGSMGTGSYILAGTAESEHLAFSSASHGAGRAMSRHQALKQWHGRQLVDELARDGILIRTRSMRGVAEEAPGAYKDVNQVAEATEQAGLARRVAFLRPKVCVKG
- a CDS encoding adenylate/guanylate cyclase domain-containing protein, which translates into the protein MTANVKRKLAAILAADAYGYSRMMGANEERTLKVLAAHRGVIDGIIALHEGRIVGTAGDSVLAEFESAVEAVRCAVEIQDALKTRNNSLPEDEQMSFRIGVNLGDVMVSGDDLHGDGLNVAARLESIADPGGVCISSSVYDQITGKLNLGFVDIGNRELKNISRPIHVYKLSGTAPVKPLAPAASSTSRRHSLAAGAAALAVVAAIVAWQAGWLPHPRPYGEERAKVKAELAKARGEAEEAQHRAETEAAATAGARRELEEQRAAEMKAKAEAELEKARADAQEIRHKADAELAAAKLKSQQPPKAAETSKKSGNAVVAALAPMSAGSSKPSSAAASNYDGNWTVTRSCDAFEELPSQVNSWPFTASGGEIIVTHGQPGQPGYIIVRGKPGEDGSLVLAGKVISKTERHLGKEVPAYFDGRYDGERFVLKGHIGRRACALVLARAGG